In one Microbacterium invictum genomic region, the following are encoded:
- a CDS encoding fumarylacetoacetate hydrolase family protein produces MRVARFSHNDTISYGIVDDGELVVLAGDPLFAGFDTTGERVALGAVTLLAPVIPRSKIVCVGRNYRDHAAELGNDVPAEPLLFFKPNTAVIGPGDAIVLPPQSERVDFEGELAAVIGRVAKNVPAERALEYVFGYTIGNDVTARDLQRSDGQWSRAKGFDTFCPLGPAIETEFDPTAAARLTTRRNGETVQSAPLTDMIFSVADIIAYASAAFTLLPGDVVLTGTPAGVGPITAGDTVDVEIEGLGTLRNVARAPGEG; encoded by the coding sequence GTGAGAGTCGCCCGCTTCAGCCACAACGACACGATCAGCTACGGAATCGTCGACGACGGCGAGCTCGTCGTCCTCGCCGGCGACCCCCTGTTCGCCGGGTTCGACACGACGGGGGAGCGGGTGGCGCTCGGCGCCGTGACTCTCCTCGCCCCCGTCATCCCGCGATCGAAGATCGTCTGCGTCGGACGAAACTACCGGGATCACGCCGCAGAGCTCGGCAACGATGTGCCCGCCGAGCCGCTGCTGTTCTTCAAGCCCAACACCGCCGTCATCGGGCCGGGCGACGCCATCGTGCTGCCGCCGCAGTCGGAGCGCGTGGACTTCGAGGGGGAGCTGGCGGCGGTGATCGGGCGGGTGGCCAAGAACGTCCCGGCTGAGCGTGCCCTGGAGTACGTGTTCGGCTACACGATCGGCAACGACGTCACGGCCCGCGACCTGCAGCGCAGCGACGGGCAGTGGTCGCGGGCGAAGGGCTTCGACACGTTCTGCCCCCTCGGACCCGCGATCGAGACCGAGTTCGACCCGACCGCCGCCGCCCGGCTGACCACCCGCCGCAATGGTGAGACCGTGCAGAGCGCGCCGCTGACCGACATGATCTTCTCCGTCGCCGACATCATCGCCTACGCATCGGCGGCCTTCACCCTGCTCCCCGGCGATGTCGTGCTCACCGGAACCCCCGCGGGGGTCGGCCCGATCACCGCCGGCGACACCGTGGACGTCGAGATCGAAGGACTCGGAACACTCCGCAACGTCGCCCGCGCCCCCGGCGAGGGATGA
- a CDS encoding lamin tail domain-containing protein, producing the protein MRTLVPLGATSLLIPILLAASPAPSVAAGGEARTAAPGDVVISEITHGGPGGPGGAFFELHNTSAESVSLRGWSVFRCDEDGLRAKASNPETPLDQMILDSGERFVVAQMTADLTAPPDAVFSQAMSTRGFGLVLVAPDGEVADAVAAYPSGGRESGLSECGDVDVPVALAWALGESWQRTADGAWIRGAATPGAPPSGVGTRRAPAVEITEIAAAGPGGHGDDVVELHNAGEAPVDVGGWRLYRCTALGEASGDTLQHLFAPGRSIGAGERMVIGGPEYPGTPDIRTETSLADLVSGALLVDDGGRRVDGVTVSAQHDTACQTGPARLDGILDHRSGQSWQKTPTGDWLVAGRTPGLPNATVDLRQEEPTVPPASPGVALSEVATDPALAVPGIRRHAFVELGNYADTAQDISGWRLTACTADGFRAFDDLAIVPAGTILAPGETWVAVLAGTDVAGDATFDTPFALHGAGVWVEDDLGRRVDSVGIYHRNEMDESVERVSPCTNGLALATFAPDRLRGETYQRTGFTGSDMQDFVVGVATPGVIDRHPRVEPASLVEDAVRTGLHSVAVPAALAESRSTWREGGSRQGAPAEVRWAFSGSSPAPLATVSADGEVPIDDPDALHGRDDGYDLPYVRFGLALDPGGGEVRWSGRVVGRSAVALSVWQPGDRAWRLLDQGVGDRTAAGAEPDAPVVLSGVVDAAEVTGGEAQILVQVVPRTSTIPAATGLADPQDYDLALSHITDTQYLSESYPEVYAAEIEWILANAESRKIDFAIHTGDLIQSWVDPDQREARARHEFEIASQLQAELDAQVANSVLPGNHDNKRGLTNDLFNEYFGPDRYADAGWYGGSIAPGDNRASWSAFTADGARFVVVSLPYAYGEPEVAWAEDVVAAHPDANVVIATHEHVTPKGHGGPAARSNSSRWLSHADMLWERVIAPNRNVVLVLSGHFHGIGAIVTEDAGGIPGHTVVEAVADYQEFRTPTGERATGFQRLLQIDLAGGMLAVDTFSVTLDASASHPFDYTQFVPDNGTDGIHSNERPWNVLDRGLQNRYTAVDDEFAVPLSLQYPKGVHTAAVTVG; encoded by the coding sequence GTGCGGACGCTCGTGCCCCTCGGGGCCACCTCGCTCCTGATCCCGATCCTCCTCGCCGCCTCCCCGGCTCCAAGCGTGGCTGCCGGCGGCGAGGCCCGGACCGCCGCACCGGGCGACGTCGTCATCAGCGAGATCACCCACGGCGGGCCCGGTGGTCCCGGCGGTGCGTTCTTCGAGCTGCACAACACCTCCGCCGAATCCGTCTCGCTGCGGGGCTGGTCGGTGTTCCGATGCGACGAGGACGGACTCCGGGCAAAGGCCTCGAACCCCGAGACCCCTCTCGACCAGATGATCCTCGACTCCGGCGAGCGATTCGTCGTCGCTCAGATGACGGCCGACCTGACCGCGCCGCCCGACGCGGTGTTCTCGCAGGCGATGTCGACGCGCGGCTTCGGGCTCGTCCTCGTCGCTCCGGACGGCGAGGTCGCCGACGCCGTCGCCGCATACCCGTCCGGAGGACGGGAGTCCGGTCTCAGCGAGTGCGGTGATGTCGATGTGCCGGTCGCACTCGCCTGGGCCCTCGGGGAGAGCTGGCAGCGCACCGCGGATGGCGCCTGGATCCGGGGGGCCGCAACGCCCGGCGCGCCACCGAGCGGGGTGGGGACGCGGCGGGCGCCGGCCGTCGAGATCACCGAGATCGCTGCCGCGGGGCCGGGCGGACACGGCGACGACGTCGTCGAGCTTCACAACGCCGGAGAGGCGCCGGTCGATGTCGGCGGATGGCGCCTCTACCGCTGCACGGCTCTCGGCGAGGCCTCGGGCGACACGCTCCAGCATCTCTTCGCCCCCGGTCGATCGATCGGCGCCGGGGAGCGGATGGTCATCGGCGGCCCGGAGTACCCCGGCACCCCCGACATCCGTACGGAGACGTCGCTCGCCGATCTCGTCTCCGGAGCCCTCCTGGTCGACGACGGCGGCCGGCGGGTGGACGGTGTGACCGTGTCGGCGCAGCACGACACGGCCTGCCAGACCGGACCCGCGCGGCTCGACGGGATCCTGGACCATCGGTCCGGCCAGAGCTGGCAGAAGACCCCGACCGGCGACTGGCTCGTCGCCGGTCGCACGCCCGGCCTGCCGAACGCCACCGTCGATCTGCGGCAGGAAGAGCCGACCGTGCCGCCCGCGTCACCCGGAGTCGCTCTGAGCGAGGTCGCCACCGACCCCGCCCTCGCCGTGCCGGGCATCCGGCGGCATGCCTTCGTCGAGCTCGGCAACTACGCCGACACCGCGCAGGACATCTCCGGGTGGCGGCTCACCGCGTGCACAGCGGACGGGTTCCGGGCCTTCGACGATCTGGCGATAGTTCCGGCCGGGACGATCCTCGCCCCCGGCGAGACGTGGGTCGCCGTTTTGGCGGGCACCGACGTCGCCGGGGACGCAACCTTCGACACCCCGTTCGCGCTCCACGGCGCGGGCGTGTGGGTGGAGGACGACCTGGGTCGCCGGGTGGACAGCGTGGGGATCTACCATCGCAACGAGATGGACGAGAGCGTCGAACGGGTGAGCCCGTGCACGAACGGGCTCGCCCTGGCCACGTTCGCGCCGGATCGGCTTCGCGGGGAGACCTACCAGCGCACGGGGTTCACCGGCAGCGACATGCAGGACTTCGTCGTCGGGGTCGCGACCCCCGGCGTCATCGACCGGCACCCGAGGGTGGAGCCGGCGTCGCTGGTCGAGGATGCCGTTCGTACCGGCCTTCACTCCGTGGCCGTTCCGGCTGCACTCGCGGAGTCCCGCTCGACCTGGCGCGAGGGCGGGTCGCGCCAGGGCGCGCCCGCCGAGGTCCGGTGGGCGTTCTCGGGGTCTTCGCCGGCGCCGCTCGCGACGGTCTCGGCCGACGGCGAGGTGCCCATCGACGACCCAGACGCCCTCCACGGCCGCGACGACGGCTACGACCTGCCCTACGTGCGCTTCGGGCTCGCGCTCGACCCGGGCGGGGGAGAGGTGAGGTGGTCCGGACGTGTGGTCGGACGCAGCGCGGTCGCCCTGTCGGTGTGGCAGCCGGGCGATCGAGCCTGGCGGCTCCTGGACCAGGGGGTCGGCGACCGCACGGCCGCAGGCGCCGAGCCCGACGCGCCCGTGGTTCTCAGCGGTGTGGTGGACGCGGCGGAGGTGACAGGCGGAGAGGCGCAGATCCTCGTCCAGGTGGTCCCCCGGACCTCGACGATCCCCGCTGCGACCGGACTCGCCGATCCCCAGGACTACGACCTGGCGCTCTCGCACATCACCGACACCCAGTACCTGTCGGAGAGCTATCCGGAGGTGTACGCCGCCGAGATCGAATGGATCCTCGCCAACGCCGAGTCCCGCAAGATCGACTTCGCGATCCACACCGGCGATCTGATCCAGAGCTGGGTCGATCCCGATCAGCGCGAAGCACGCGCACGACACGAGTTCGAGATCGCCTCGCAGCTGCAGGCGGAGCTCGACGCGCAGGTCGCAAACAGCGTTCTGCCGGGCAATCACGACAACAAGCGCGGGCTGACCAACGATCTGTTCAACGAGTACTTCGGTCCCGACCGGTACGCCGACGCCGGCTGGTACGGCGGGTCGATTGCGCCCGGTGACAACCGGGCGAGCTGGTCGGCCTTCACCGCCGACGGCGCGAGATTCGTCGTGGTGAGCCTGCCCTACGCCTATGGCGAGCCCGAGGTCGCCTGGGCGGAGGACGTCGTCGCCGCGCATCCCGACGCGAACGTCGTGATCGCCACCCACGAGCACGTCACGCCCAAGGGCCACGGCGGACCGGCGGCCCGGTCGAATTCCTCGCGGTGGCTGTCTCACGCCGACATGCTGTGGGAGCGGGTGATCGCTCCGAACCGCAACGTCGTGCTCGTCCTGTCCGGTCACTTCCACGGGATCGGTGCGATCGTGACCGAGGATGCCGGGGGGATCCCCGGTCACACCGTGGTCGAGGCGGTCGCCGACTACCAGGAGTTCCGCACACCCACCGGGGAGCGCGCCACGGGTTTCCAGCGACTGCTCCAGATCGATCTCGCGGGAGGGATGCTGGCGGTGGACACGTTCTCCGTCACCCTCGACGCTTCGGCGAGTCATCCCTTCGATTACACCCAGTTCGTCCCGGACAACGGCACCGACGGCATCCACTCCAACGAGCGTCCGTGGAACGTGCTCGACCGCGGCCTGCAGAATCGCTACACCGCGGTCGACGACGAATTCGCCGTCCCACTCAGCCTGCAGTACCCCAAAGGCGTGCACACCGCGGCGGTCACGGTCGGCTGA
- a CDS encoding MFS transporter: MTLTQEIELADAAGRRVGWRGWAALVVLMLPVLLVSVDNTVLSFALPAISSDLAPSSTQQLWIIDAYPLVLAGLLVTMGTLGDRFGRRGLLLLGATGFATVSALAAFAPSAEWLIAARAGMGVFGAMLMPSTLSLLRSIFTDRDQRRFAIAVWASMFSAGAALGPIVGGILLEHFSWGSVFLLAVPVLIPLLILAPILVPESRDPDPGRIDPVSIALSLATMVPVVYGIKELAVHGLTGPAPLLILVGIGFGVLFVRRQLRVRNPMLDMRLFRVGTFSGALAVNLLSVVGLVGFLFFVAQHLQLVLGLSPLESGLALVPGLAAMIAAGLTVVPIAKRVAPRVVVPAALAFSVLGYLLIAAAGDQTGPALLIGAFIALGMGIGAAETVSNELILASAPPAKAGAASAVSETAYELGAVLGTTLLGGLLTALYRSNLVLPDGVPAAVASDAEETLAGAMQAAADLGGSVGEAVQEAAAQAFSAGVGVTALIGAGLVVLAAIVAATTLKGSRAS, translated from the coding sequence ATGACACTCACGCAGGAGATCGAACTCGCCGACGCCGCAGGCAGGCGGGTGGGCTGGCGCGGCTGGGCCGCGCTCGTCGTCCTGATGCTTCCCGTGCTGCTCGTCTCGGTCGACAACACGGTGCTGAGCTTCGCGCTCCCCGCGATCTCGTCCGATCTGGCTCCCTCCAGCACGCAGCAGCTGTGGATCATCGACGCCTACCCGTTGGTGCTCGCGGGACTGCTGGTGACGATGGGGACCCTCGGCGACCGGTTCGGTCGCCGAGGGTTGCTGCTGCTCGGCGCCACAGGATTCGCGACCGTCTCGGCGCTCGCAGCCTTCGCGCCGAGTGCCGAGTGGCTGATCGCCGCACGCGCGGGCATGGGCGTCTTCGGCGCCATGCTGATGCCTTCGACCCTGTCACTGCTGCGGAGCATCTTCACCGATCGCGACCAGCGTCGCTTCGCCATCGCCGTGTGGGCATCGATGTTCTCCGCCGGCGCGGCGCTCGGACCGATCGTCGGCGGCATCCTCCTCGAGCACTTCTCGTGGGGATCGGTGTTCCTCCTCGCCGTCCCCGTGCTGATCCCGCTGCTGATCCTCGCCCCGATCCTCGTTCCCGAGAGTCGCGACCCGGATCCGGGTCGCATCGACCCCGTGAGCATCGCGCTGTCCCTCGCCACGATGGTGCCCGTCGTGTACGGCATCAAGGAGCTCGCCGTGCACGGCCTCACCGGGCCCGCGCCCCTCCTCATCCTCGTGGGCATCGGGTTCGGCGTGCTCTTCGTGCGGCGCCAGCTCCGCGTGCGGAACCCGATGCTCGACATGCGCCTGTTCCGCGTCGGCACCTTCAGCGGCGCGCTCGCGGTGAACCTCCTCAGCGTCGTCGGCCTCGTCGGGTTCCTGTTCTTCGTCGCCCAGCACCTCCAGCTGGTCCTGGGCCTCTCGCCGCTGGAGTCGGGCCTCGCCCTCGTCCCGGGCCTCGCGGCGATGATCGCAGCGGGCCTGACGGTCGTTCCGATCGCCAAGCGCGTCGCTCCGCGTGTCGTCGTGCCGGCGGCGCTGGCGTTCTCGGTGCTCGGGTACCTTCTCATCGCCGCGGCGGGGGACCAGACCGGTCCGGCGCTTCTCATCGGAGCCTTCATCGCGCTCGGAATGGGGATCGGAGCAGCCGAGACGGTGTCCAACGAGCTCATCCTGGCCAGCGCGCCGCCGGCGAAGGCCGGCGCCGCGAGCGCGGTCTCCGAAACGGCGTACGAACTCGGCGCGGTGCTCGGAACGACGCTGCTGGGTGGTCTGCTGACGGCGCTCTACCGGTCGAACCTTGTACTTCCCGACGGTGTCCCGGCGGCGGTGGCCTCCGACGCCGAGGAGACCCTGGCCGGGGCGATGCAGGCGGCCGCCGACCTCGGCGGCTCGGTCGGGGAGGCCGTGCAGGAGGCGGCGGCACAGGCGTTCTCGGCGGGAGTCGGCGTCACCGCGCTGATCGGCGCGGGGCTGGTCGTTCTCGCGGCGATCGTCGCGGCCACTACTCTGAAGGGATCCCGCGCCTCGTGA
- a CDS encoding 3-isopropylmalate dehydrogenase — MSRVVKLAVIPGDGIGPEVVAEAEKVLDAVTAGGDVRFDKTRFSLGAGRYLDTGDTLTDDDLAAVAGHDAILLGAVGGVPGDPRLKDANIERGLLLKLRFELDHYVNLRPSKTYPGSVTPLADPGEIDFVVVREGTEGPYVGNGGAIRRGTPQEVANETSVNTAFGVERVVRYAFELAERRSRRVTWVHKTNVLVHAGAIWQRIVREVAAEHPDVAVDYLHVDAATIFLVTNPRRFDVIVTDNLFGDILTDLAGAVTGGIGLAASGNINPDGAFPSMFEPVHGSAPDIAGQHRADPTAAILSVALMLDHLGLGTESLRVTRAVEEDIAARTGAARTTPRIGDDIVARLQA; from the coding sequence ATGTCGCGTGTGGTGAAACTGGCCGTCATCCCCGGAGACGGAATCGGCCCGGAGGTCGTCGCCGAGGCGGAGAAGGTGCTCGACGCCGTCACGGCGGGCGGCGACGTGCGGTTCGACAAGACGCGATTCTCCCTCGGTGCCGGACGCTACCTCGACACCGGCGACACGCTCACCGACGATGATCTCGCGGCCGTCGCCGGTCACGACGCCATCCTGCTCGGTGCCGTCGGAGGTGTGCCGGGCGATCCCCGGCTCAAGGACGCCAACATCGAGCGGGGACTGCTGCTGAAGCTCCGCTTCGAGCTCGACCACTATGTGAACCTCCGGCCGTCCAAGACGTATCCCGGTTCGGTGACGCCCCTGGCGGACCCGGGCGAGATCGACTTCGTCGTCGTCAGGGAGGGCACCGAGGGTCCCTACGTCGGTAACGGCGGGGCGATCCGTCGCGGCACACCGCAGGAGGTCGCAAACGAGACCTCGGTCAACACCGCCTTCGGCGTCGAGCGGGTCGTACGCTACGCCTTCGAGCTCGCCGAGCGCCGCTCGAGACGGGTGACCTGGGTGCACAAGACCAACGTGCTCGTCCACGCCGGGGCGATCTGGCAGCGCATCGTCCGGGAGGTCGCCGCGGAGCATCCCGATGTCGCCGTAGACTATCTGCACGTCGACGCGGCCACCATCTTCCTGGTCACGAACCCCCGCCGTTTCGACGTCATCGTCACCGACAACCTCTTCGGCGACATCCTCACCGATCTGGCCGGTGCCGTCACCGGGGGAATCGGTCTCGCCGCCTCCGGGAACATCAATCCCGACGGCGCCTTCCCGTCGATGTTCGAGCCGGTGCACGGATCGGCGCCCGACATCGCGGGGCAGCACCGGGCCGACCCGACGGCGGCCATCCTCTCCGTCGCGCTGATGCTGGATCACCTCGGCCTCGGCACCGAATCGCTCCGCGTGACCCGCGCGGTCGAGGAGGACATCGCCGCTCGCACCGGCGCAGCCCGTACAACCCCGCGGATCGGCGACGACATCGTCGCACGCCTCCAGGCGTAA
- a CDS encoding TetR/AcrR family transcriptional regulator, producing MSRPPLAREKVLDAFEALLIGEGERGSTLDATARGAGVSKGGLLYHFATKEALEQALLERLHALVDADVAATAAAPEGPIAYFLRTSVMNDDALDRALLAVARLAQGGNAAASEALRDVRAKWADVLRPHTRDAAALDLVMLVSDGLYFNNALGGGNVPGPTPRGSALDALVVLVERAAGV from the coding sequence ATGAGCAGACCGCCCCTCGCCCGCGAGAAGGTCCTCGACGCGTTCGAGGCGCTGCTCATCGGCGAGGGCGAACGCGGATCGACTCTGGACGCCACCGCTCGGGGGGCGGGAGTGTCCAAGGGCGGACTACTGTACCACTTCGCCACGAAGGAGGCCCTCGAGCAGGCGCTGCTCGAGCGGCTCCACGCACTCGTCGACGCAGACGTCGCCGCCACCGCCGCGGCGCCCGAGGGGCCCATCGCGTACTTCCTCCGCACGTCGGTCATGAACGACGATGCCCTCGACCGCGCGCTCCTCGCGGTGGCACGGCTTGCGCAGGGCGGGAACGCCGCGGCCAGTGAAGCGCTGCGCGATGTCCGGGCGAAGTGGGCCGATGTGCTGCGCCCGCACACGCGCGACGCCGCCGCCCTCGATCTGGTGATGCTCGTCAGCGACGGCCTCTACTTCAACAACGCCCTCGGCGGCGGGAACGTCCCCGGGCCGACGCCGCGTGGCAGCGCGCTCGATGCCCTCGTGGTGCTCGTGGAGCGCGCCGCGGGGGTGTGA
- a CDS encoding DNA polymerase III subunit gamma/tau, with protein MSRDEDAFRWEGDDDPAPVDPPAATAGAATALPPGYRAVGKGSDGLPPETSPKIPPETASETPARVPADDEPAEDTAPGGMGNASLIALGILGGVYLLFSIGWLIGGLRVHGIASFLVSGDGIAPPVWTTGNAAAVGLAVAAPALWFTAVYTLTRRSASWLRWVLLAAGVVLLVPWPFIVVGAFGS; from the coding sequence ATGTCACGCGACGAGGATGCGTTCCGGTGGGAGGGCGACGACGACCCCGCCCCGGTCGACCCGCCCGCCGCGACCGCGGGCGCCGCGACCGCCCTGCCGCCGGGGTACCGCGCGGTCGGGAAGGGAAGCGACGGACTTCCCCCGGAGACGTCGCCCAAGATCCCGCCGGAGACAGCGTCGGAGACGCCCGCGCGCGTGCCCGCGGACGACGAGCCCGCAGAGGACACCGCGCCCGGCGGAATGGGCAACGCGTCGCTCATCGCCCTAGGAATCCTCGGCGGGGTGTACCTGCTCTTCTCGATCGGCTGGCTCATCGGCGGCCTCCGCGTCCACGGCATCGCCTCGTTCCTTGTCTCGGGCGACGGGATCGCGCCGCCGGTGTGGACCACGGGCAACGCTGCCGCAGTCGGGCTCGCGGTCGCCGCTCCCGCGCTGTGGTTCACCGCGGTGTACACGCTCACCCGCCGCTCCGCGTCGTGGCTGCGCTGGGTGCTGCTGGCGGCCGGTGTCGTCCTGCTCGTCCCGTGGCCGTTCATCGTGGTGGGAGCCTTCGGATCATGA
- a CDS encoding branched-chain amino acid aminotransferase: MTLIDSDPDTGLAPLKFAVAKNLAAKTPAERDAILANPGFGTHFTDHMVDICWSVGGGWHRPRVQPYGPIAMDPAAAVLHYGQEIFEGIKAYRHADGSIHTFRPDQNGRRLQRSARRLALPELPVSYFIQSLRELIAVDGAWVPGGADQSLYLRPFMFAKEAFLGVRPAHKVNYYVIASPAGAYFKGGVQPVSIWLSEDYSRAGKGGTGAAKTGGNYAASLLPQSEAYENECDQVVFLDEKRNVEELGGMNIIFVYKDGRIVTPQSESILEGITRDSILQLAIDRGHHVEGRAVSIGEWREGVASGDIVEVFACGTAAVVTPIGVLKGRDFLDEQPVGELALSLREELTDIQYGRREDRHGWLLRLDD; the protein is encoded by the coding sequence ATGACTCTCATCGACTCAGATCCCGACACCGGCCTCGCACCGCTGAAGTTCGCGGTCGCCAAGAACCTCGCGGCCAAGACGCCGGCGGAGCGCGACGCGATCCTGGCCAACCCCGGCTTCGGCACGCACTTCACCGACCACATGGTCGACATCTGCTGGTCGGTCGGCGGCGGGTGGCACCGCCCGCGCGTGCAGCCGTACGGCCCGATCGCGATGGACCCCGCGGCTGCCGTCCTCCACTACGGGCAGGAGATCTTCGAGGGGATCAAGGCCTATCGCCACGCCGACGGCTCGATCCACACCTTCCGGCCCGATCAGAACGGCCGACGCCTCCAGCGCTCCGCGCGGCGGCTCGCCCTCCCGGAGCTCCCGGTGAGCTACTTCATCCAGTCGCTGCGCGAACTCATCGCCGTCGACGGCGCCTGGGTGCCGGGCGGCGCCGACCAGAGCCTGTACCTCCGTCCGTTCATGTTCGCCAAGGAGGCCTTCCTCGGCGTGCGTCCCGCGCACAAGGTCAACTACTACGTGATCGCGAGTCCCGCGGGCGCGTACTTCAAGGGCGGCGTCCAGCCGGTCTCGATCTGGTTGAGCGAGGACTACTCCCGCGCCGGCAAGGGCGGCACGGGAGCGGCCAAGACCGGGGGCAATTACGCCGCCAGCCTGCTGCCGCAGTCGGAGGCCTACGAGAACGAGTGCGACCAGGTGGTGTTCCTCGACGAGAAGCGCAACGTCGAAGAACTCGGCGGCATGAACATCATCTTCGTGTACAAGGACGGCCGGATCGTCACCCCCCAGTCGGAGTCGATCCTCGAGGGGATCACCCGCGACTCCATCCTGCAGCTCGCGATCGATCGCGGTCACCACGTCGAAGGACGCGCGGTGTCCATCGGCGAGTGGCGTGAGGGCGTCGCCTCCGGTGACATCGTCGAGGTCTTCGCGTGCGGCACCGCCGCCGTCGTCACGCCGATCGGTGTGCTGAAGGGGAGGGACTTCCTCGACGAGCAGCCTGTGGGCGAGCTCGCCCTGTCGCTGCGCGAAGAACTCACCGACATCCAGTACGGTCGCCGCGAAGACCGTCACGGTTGGCTGCTGCGGCTCGACGACTGA
- the serA gene encoding phosphoglycerate dehydrogenase, which yields MSKPVVLIAEQLSPATIDALGPDFDVRHVDGTDRPALLAALADARAVLVRSATRIDAEALAAAPDLKVVARAGVGLDNVDIKAATAQGVMVVNAPTSNVISAAELTVGHILSLARRIPAAHASLAAGQWKRSAFTGVELFEKTVGIFGLGRIGALVAERLRAFGVRVVGYDPYVTPARAQQLGVELLAFDEVLRQSDAITVHMPKTPETTGMIGAEQLGLMKPSAYVVNVARGGLIDEDALFTALTTGVVAGAGLDVFTTEPPAADSVAARLVALPHVVATPHLGASTEEAQEKAGVSVARSVKLALEGDLVPDAVNVAGGVIDPFVRPGIALVEQLGQFFTALAHGALTSLDIEVRGELAAYDVSVYRLAALKGIFTNIVSENVSYVNAPLFAEQRGIEVRLIVEAESPLYRNITVLRGTLSDGTVLTVAGTLAGTRMIPKVVGINGYDIEVAIARHHLVMRYADRPGIVAIYGKHLGDADINIEALQVAQPDSTGRALSVLTVDSPVPDEILDEMRRATGADLFRQIDITGS from the coding sequence GTGTCGAAGCCCGTCGTCCTGATCGCCGAACAGCTCTCGCCCGCCACGATCGACGCCCTCGGGCCCGATTTCGACGTCCGTCACGTCGACGGCACCGACCGCCCGGCACTCCTGGCCGCCCTCGCCGACGCCCGCGCGGTGCTCGTCCGCTCCGCCACCCGCATCGACGCCGAGGCGCTGGCCGCCGCTCCCGACCTCAAGGTCGTGGCCCGTGCCGGTGTGGGCCTGGACAACGTCGACATCAAGGCCGCGACCGCGCAGGGCGTGATGGTCGTGAACGCACCGACCTCCAACGTCATCTCCGCGGCCGAGCTCACCGTCGGCCACATCCTGAGCCTTGCTCGTCGCATCCCCGCCGCCCACGCCTCCCTCGCCGCCGGCCAGTGGAAGCGGAGCGCCTTCACCGGCGTCGAGCTCTTCGAGAAGACCGTGGGCATCTTCGGCCTCGGCCGGATCGGGGCGCTGGTGGCCGAGCGCCTCCGCGCCTTCGGCGTACGCGTGGTCGGATACGACCCGTACGTCACGCCCGCCCGTGCGCAGCAGCTGGGGGTCGAGCTCCTCGCCTTCGACGAGGTGCTCCGCCAGAGCGACGCCATCACCGTCCACATGCCGAAGACTCCCGAGACCACGGGCATGATCGGGGCCGAGCAGCTCGGGCTGATGAAGCCCTCCGCGTACGTCGTCAACGTCGCTCGCGGTGGTCTCATCGACGAGGACGCCCTCTTCACCGCACTGACGACCGGGGTGGTCGCCGGCGCCGGGCTCGATGTCTTCACCACCGAGCCGCCCGCCGCCGACTCCGTCGCCGCGCGCCTGGTGGCCCTTCCCCACGTCGTCGCCACTCCGCACCTGGGGGCGAGCACGGAGGAGGCGCAGGAGAAGGCGGGGGTCTCGGTCGCACGATCGGTCAAGCTCGCGCTCGAGGGCGACCTCGTGCCCGACGCGGTCAACGTCGCCGGGGGAGTGATCGACCCGTTCGTGCGCCCCGGCATCGCGCTCGTCGAGCAGCTCGGGCAGTTCTTCACCGCCCTGGCGCACGGCGCGCTGACCAGTCTCGACATCGAGGTTCGCGGGGAGCTCGCCGCGTACGACGTCAGCGTCTACCGGCTCGCTGCGCTGAAGGGCATCTTCACGAACATCGTCAGCGAGAACGTCTCGTACGTCAACGCCCCTCTGTTCGCCGAGCAGCGCGGCATCGAAGTGCGGTTGATCGTGGAGGCGGAGAGCCCCCTCTACCGAAACATCACGGTCCTGCGGGGCACGCTCTCGGACGGCACGGTGCTCACCGTCGCCGGCACGCTCGCCGGCACGCGGATGATCCCGAAGGTCGTCGGCATCAACGGATACGACATCGAAGTCGCGATCGCGCGACACCACCTCGTGATGAGGTACGCCGATCGTCCCGGCATCGTGGCGATCTACGGCAAGCACCTCGGCGACGCCGACATCAACATCGAGGCGCTCCAGGTCGCACAGCCCGACAGCACGGGACGTGCGCTGAGCGTGCTCACCGTCGACTCGCCGGTCCCCGACGAGATCCTCGACGAGATGCGTCGCGCGACCGGCGCCGACCTCTTCCGCCAGATCGACATCACCGGGTCCTGA
- a CDS encoding bacitracin resistance protein — protein sequence MSTAATATPARRRPVWVTVAVSGAFGLFYAYVVWNAVTLLVAQASGPLGLNALGWAVLGLAIVFPIVAFGVAFAVGARRAIGEFALVMLVGLAVVAVLWVNVLAYAYTYGAQLLG from the coding sequence ATGAGCACCGCAGCCACCGCCACCCCCGCCCGCCGGCGACCGGTCTGGGTGACCGTCGCCGTCAGCGGCGCCTTCGGGCTCTTCTACGCCTACGTGGTCTGGAACGCCGTGACCCTCCTCGTCGCCCAGGCCTCGGGTCCGCTCGGCCTCAATGCGCTCGGCTGGGCGGTGCTCGGGCTCGCGATCGTCTTCCCGATCGTCGCCTTCGGCGTGGCGTTCGCGGTCGGAGCCCGCCGGGCGATCGGCGAGTTCGCACTCGTGATGCTCGTCGGCCTCGCCGTGGTGGCCGTGCTGTGGGTGAACGTGCTGGCCTACGCCTACACGTACGGAGCGCAGCTCCTGGGCTGA